DNA from Rhizobacter sp. J219:
CGAGCGCTTCACCACCGTGCTGGAAGGACTCGACGCCGCCGTGTCGGTGCTCTCGGTGCAGCAGGGCGAGCTGCTCTTCGCCAACCGCTCCTACCGTCTGTGGTTCGGTGCCGATGCTCAAGGCCACGGCACGCTCGCCGGTGGCGAGCCCGGGTTGCCGATGATTGCCGACATGGGCGACTCGGTCGACAGCTTCGGCGGCCTGCCCACGCAGGAGCTGACCGAGGCCGGCTCCGAAACGCGCGAAGTCTTCGTCGAGTCGCTGCAGAAGTGGTTCGACGTCCGCGCGCGGTACCTGCAATGGACCGACGGCCGCCTCGCGCAGATGCTGATCGCCACCGACATCACGAGCCGCCGCCACGCCGAAGAGCAATCGAAGCAGCAGGCCGAGAAGGCGCAGGTGACGAGCCGCCTGATGACGATGGGCGAGATGGCCTCATCGGTCGCGCACGAGCTGAACCAGCCGCTCACCGCCATCACCAACTACTGCAACGGCATGGTCTCGCGGGTGAAGAGCGACGCCATTGGCAAAGATGACCTCGTTGCCGCGCTGGAAAAAACCGCCAAGCAGGCCGACCGCGCCGCGCAGATCATCCGCCGCATCCGCGCCTTCGTGAAACGCAGCGAGCCGCAACGCCAGGCCGCCGAGGCCCGCAACATCGTCGACGACGCGGTCGATCTCGCCGGCATCGAACTGCGCCGGCGCAACGTCTCGCTGCACGTCTACGTCGCCCAGCGCCTGCCGACCTTGATGGTCGACCCCATCCTCATCGAGCAGGTGATCTTGAACCTGCTGAAGAACTCGGCCGAGGCCATCGACATGGCCGGCCTGCCGCCGGCACGCCGCAACATCGAGCTGCGCGTGGTGCCCAAGCACACACCCGAAGAAGGCGGCGTGATCGAGTTCAGCGTCACCGACTCCGGCCCCGGCCTCAAAGACGAGGTGATCAACCGCCTCTACGAAGCCTTCTTCTCGACCAAGGTCGAAGGCCTGGGCATCGGCCTGTCGTTGTGCCGCTCCATCATCGAGAGCCACCGAGGCCGGATCCGGGCGCAGAACCTCTACAATGGCGACCTCGCTGTCGGCTGCCGTTTTACCTTTACGCTGCCGGTCGAAACCGCCAAATCCACGGGCCTCGAAGCGGCCCTGACATGAGACAGCACACATGAGTCTGATTCCCAAGAAGGGCACCGTCTACGTGGTCGATGACGACGAGGCGGTTCGTGATTCCTTGCAATGGCTGCTCGAAGGCAAGGACTACCGGGTCAAGTGCTTCGACTCTTCCGAATCCTTCCTCTCCCGCTTCGACCCACGTGAAGTCGCCTGCCTGATCGCCGACATCCGCATGGACGGCATGAGCGGCCTGGAGCTGCAAGACCGCCTGCTCGAGCGCAAGTCGCCGCTGCCCGTCGTCTTCATCACCGGCCATGGCGACGTGCCCATGGCAGTCAGCACCATGAAGAAGGGCGCGATGGACTTCATCGAAAAGCCCTTCAAGGAAGAAGAGTTGCTCAACCTCGTGGAGCGCATGCTCGACCAGGCCCGCAGCGCCTTCTCGCACCATCAAGAGGCTGCCAGCCGCGACGCCTTGCTCTCGCGCCTGACCACGCGCGAGTCTCAGGTGCTGGAGCGCATCGTCGCCGGCCGCCTGAACAAGCAGATCGCCGACGACCTTGGCATCAGCATCAAGACGGTGGAAGCGCACCGCGCCAACATCATGGAAAAGCTCAACGCCAACACCGTGGCCGATCTGCTCAAAATCGCGCTGGGCGCCCAGCAGACCAAGGCATAGATTTCAGCCCCCCAGTCGCTTCGCTCCTGCCCCCAAGGGGCGCCGTCCGGCTTGGGGCGGCCCGGCGCCGGACATGCGCAACACATCACAAAGGGCCGCTGTCTCAGCGGCCCTTTTTAGTTTCAACTCCTAGATCAAGGACCACCCATGACTGCACAACTCATCGATGGCAACGCACTGGCCAAGAAGATCCGTGGCGAAGTGGCCGAGCGCGCCGCAGCGCTGACCGCCCGGGGCC
Protein-coding regions in this window:
- a CDS encoding response regulator transcription factor, coding for MSLIPKKGTVYVVDDDEAVRDSLQWLLEGKDYRVKCFDSSESFLSRFDPREVACLIADIRMDGMSGLELQDRLLERKSPLPVVFITGHGDVPMAVSTMKKGAMDFIEKPFKEEELLNLVERMLDQARSAFSHHQEAASRDALLSRLTTRESQVLERIVAGRLNKQIADDLGISIKTVEAHRANIMEKLNANTVADLLKIALGAQQTKA